One window of the Delphinus delphis chromosome 20, mDelDel1.2, whole genome shotgun sequence genome contains the following:
- the LOC132416966 gene encoding LOW QUALITY PROTEIN: leukocyte immunoglobulin-like receptor subfamily B member 3 (The sequence of the model RefSeq protein was modified relative to this genomic sequence to represent the inferred CDS: inserted 1 base in 1 codon), producing the protein MTPSLTALLCLALSVSPRTQVQAGTLPKPTIWAEPGSVIPWGSPVTIWCQGTRGARVFRLDKEGSSPSWDRQPSLAPGDKGNFSIPHMTQDYAGRYHCYYLSLTDRSESSDPLELVVTGAHSKPTLSALPSPVVTSGGTVTLQCGSWEGVDGFILTKEGEPKSSWTLDAQRGPRGQTQALFHVGRVTPSHRWTFRCHGFYRDTPQVWSAPSDPLELLVPGVSGKPSLLTPQGPVVASGQSLTLQCLSDVGYDRFALSQEGRQALPQRPGRQPHAGLSQADFPLGPVTNTHAGRYRCYGGHNLSSEWSAPSDPLDILVAGWFLDTPSLSVQPGPVVASGENVTLLCQSRSTKETFLLSKEGAAWPPLRLRSKYRGGHFQAEFSMSPVTSAHNGTYRCYSSLNSDPYLLSHASAPLELAVSAADTIHPPQNKSDPTGASHPQDYTVENLIRMGMAGSVLLGLGILLFQAQHGXRRTPRCSQELNTRGNRAPSRVVEPCHDLMGGLASQWTHPRDSVLRAPWSPPSAPPGPQGRDAMTPSLTALLCLGLSVSPRTQVQAGTLPKPTIWAEPGSVIPWGSPVTIWCQGTRGARVFRLDKEGSSPPWDRRPSLAPGNKGKFSIPHMTQDYAGRYHCYYRSPTDWSESSDPLELVVTEAHRKPTLSALPSPVVTSGGNVTLQCGSWEGLDRFILTKEGEPKSSWTLDAQRGPRGQTQALFHVGHVTPSHRWTFRCHGSYRDTPQVWSAPSDPLELLVSGVSGKPSLLTPQGPVVASGQSLTLQCRSDVGYDRFALSQEGRQALSQRPARQPQAGLSQADFPLGPVTNTHAGRYRCYGGHHLSSEWSAPSDPLDILVAGWFPDTPSLSVQPGPLVASGENVTLLCQSRSTKETSLLSKEGAAQPPLRLRSKYRGGHFQAEFSMSPVTSAHNGIYRCYSSLSSNPYLLSHASAPLELAVSGGSEVGALPPTEPGPQTGLKWYLNVLIGVSVAFVLLPLVLLVRHQVQSRRRKSGAADPEPKDTGLQSSSCPAAAAQDQALYAAVKDTQPEDGVQLDHPQNRQDADPQEGTYAQVNHSRSRLRRGVATSPSSLSGRLLDTKDRQAEEDEQRDGQAAASEAPQDVTYAQLNHSTFRRETATPAPQSGEPPEEPSVYAALAVR; encoded by the exons ATGACCCCCAGCCTCACGGCCCTGCTCTGCCTTg CGCTGAGTGTGAGCCCGAGGACCCAGGTGCAGGCAG GCACCCTCCCCAAACCCACCATCTGGGCTGAGCCAGGCTCTGTGATCCCCTGGGGGAGCCCCGTGACCATCTGGTGTCAGGGGACCCGGGGGGCCCGGGTGTTCCGTTTGGATAAAGAGGGAAGCTcaccttcctgggacagacagcCCTCACTGGCGCCCGGGGACAAGGGCAACTTCTCCATCCCACACATGACACAGGACTACGCAGGGAGATATCACTGTTACTACCTCAGCCTCACTGACAGGTCAGAGAGCAGTGACCCCCTGGAGCTGGTGGTGACAG GGGCCCACAGCAAACCCACCCTCTCAGCCCTGCCGAGCCCTGTGGTGACCTCGGGAGGGACCGTGACCCTCCAGTGTGGCTCATGGGAGGGAGTGGACGGGTTCATTCTGACTAAGGAAGGAGAACCCAAGTCCTCCTGGACCCTGGATGCACAGCGAGGCCCCCGTGGGCAGACCCAGGCCCTGTTCCATGTGGGTCGCGTGACCCCCAGCCACAGGTGGACGTTCAGATGCCACGGCTTTTACAGGGACACCCCCCAGGTGTGGTCGGCCCCCAGTGACCCCTTGGAGCTCCTGGTCCCAG GTGTgtctgggaagccctccctcctgaCCCCGCAGGGCCCTGTCGTGGCCTCTGGACAGAGCCTGACCCTCCAGTGTCTCTCTGACGTCGGCTATGACAGATTCGCTCTGTCCCAGGAGGGGAGACAGGCCCTCCCCCAGCGCCCTGGCCGGCAGCCCCATGCTGGGCTCTCTCAGGCCGACTTCCCCCTGGGCCCGGTGACCAACACCCACGCGGGCCGGTACAGATGCTACGGTGGACACAACCTCTCCTCCGAGTGGTCGGCCCCCAGTGACCCCCTGGACATCCTGGTGGCAG gGTGGTTCCTTGACACGCCCTCCCTCTCGGTGCAGCCGGGCCCCGTGGTGGCCTCAGGAGAGAACGTGACCCTGCTGTGTCAGTCAAGGAGCACAAAGGAAACTTTCCTTCTGTCCAAGGAGGGGGCAGCCTGGCCCCCACTGCGTCTTAGATCAAAGTACCGAGGTGGGCATTTCCAGGCCGAATTCTCCATGAGTCCCGTGACCTCAGCCCACAATGGGACCTACAGGTGCTACAGCTCACTCAACAGTGACCCCTACCTGCTGTCACACGCCAGTGCCCCCCTGGAGCTCGCGGTCTCAG CAGCTGACACCATCCACCCGCCACAAAACAAGTCAGATCCCACGGGTG CCTCACACCCGCAAGACTACACAGTGGAGAACCTCATCCGGATGGGCATGGCCGGCTCAGTCCTGCTGGGCCTCGGGATTCTGCTCTTTCAGGCTCAACACG CACGGAGGACACCAAGATGCAGCCAGGAGCTGAACACAAGAGGGAACCGTGCACCGTCCCGAGTGGTGGAGCCCTGTCACGACCTTAT GGGAGGACTAGCCTCCCAGTGGACACACCCTCGGGACTCCGTCCTGAGGGCACCGTGGTCTCCTCCATCTGCACCGCCTGGACCACAGGGACGAGACGCCATGACCCCCAGCCTCACGGCCCTGCTCTGCCTCg GGCTGAGTGTGAGCCCGAGGACCCAGGTGCAGGCAG GCACCCTCCCCAAACCCACCATCTGGGCTGAGCCAGGCTCTGTGATCCCCTGGGGGAGCCCCGTGACCATCTGGTGTCAGGGGACCCGGGGGGCCCGGGTGTTCCGTTTGGATAAAGAGGGAAGCTCACCTCCCTGGGACAGACGGCCCTCACTGGCGCCCGGGAACAAGGGCAAGTTCTCCATCCCACATATGACACAGGACTACGCAGGGAGATATCACTGTTACTATCGCAGCCCCACTGACTGGTCAGAGAGCAGTGACCCCCTGGAGCTGGTGGTGACAG aGGCCCACAGGAAACCCACCCTCTCAGCCCTGCCGAGCCCTGTGGTCACCTCGGGAGGGAACGTGACCCTCCAGTGTGGCTCATGGGAGGGACTGGACAGGTTCATTCTAACTAAGGAAGGAGAACCCAAGTCCTCCTGGACCCTGGATGCACAGCGAGGCCCCCGTGGGCAGACCCAGGCCCTGTTCCATGTGGGTCACGTGACCCCCAGCCACAGGTGGACGTTCAGATGCCACGGCTCTTACAGGGACACCCCCCAGGTGTGGTCGGCCCCCAGTGACCCCCTGGAGCTCCTGGTCTCAG GTGTgtctgggaagccctccctcctgaCCCCGCAGGGCCCTGTCGTGGCCTCTGGACAGAGCCTGACCCTCCAGTGTCGCTCTGACGTCGGCTATGACAGATTCGCTCTGTCCCAGGAGGGGAGACAGGCCCTCTCCCAGCGCCCTGCCCggcagccccaggctgggctctCTCAGGCCGACTTCCCCCTGGGCCCGGTGACCAACACCCACGCGGGCCGGTACAGATGCTACGGTGGACACCACCTCTCCTCCGAGTGGTCGGCCCCCAGTGACCCCCTGGACATCCTGGTGGCAG gGTGGTTCCCTGACACGCCCTCCCTCTCGGTGCAGCCGGGCCCCCTGGTGGCCTCAGGAGAGAACGTGACCCTGCTATGTCAGTCAAGGAGCACAAAGGAAACTTCCCTTCTGTCCAAGGAGGGGGCAGCCCAGCCCCCACTGCGTCTTAGATCAAAGTACCGAGGTGGGCATTTCCAGGCCGAATTCTCCATGAGTCCCGTGACCTCAGCCCACAATGGGATCTACAGGTGCTACAGCTCACTCAGCAGTAACCCCTACCTGCTGTCACACGCCAGTGCCCCCCTGGAGCTCGCGGTCTCAG GAGGCTCTGAAGTTGGGGCCCTTCCCCCCACGGAGCCAGGCCCACAGACGG GTCTCAAATGGTACCTGAACGTCCTGATCGGGGTCTCGGTGGCCTTCGTCCTGCTGCCCCTCGTCCTCCTCGTCCGACACCAGGTTCAGAGCAGACGCAGGAAGTCGG GGGCTGCAGACCCAGAGCCCAAGGACACAGGCCTGCAGAGCAG ctcctgcccggccgccgccgcccagGACCAGGCCCTCT ATGCTGCCGTGAAGGACACACAGCCTGAGGACGGGGTGCAGCTGGACCATCCG CAGAACAGGCAGGATGCAGACCCCCAGGAGGGGACGTACGCCCAGGTGAACCACTCAAGATCAAGACTAAGGCGGGGGGTGgccacctctccttcctccctgtcgGGGAGATTGCTGGACACGAAGGACAGACAAGCGGAAGAGGACGAGCAGAGGGACGGTCAG GCCGCCGCATCTGAAGCCCCCCAGGATGTGACCTATGCCCAGCTGAACCACTCGACCTTCAGACGGGAGACTGCAACCCCTGCCCCCCAGTCAGGGGAGCCCCCAGAAGAGCCCAGCGTGTATGCTGCTCTCGCCGTCCGCTAG